The genomic segment gaggaggagagcgAGGGCGAAGGCCAGGGCAGGAAGCCCGAGATTGGCAACGTCTTCCTCATGGACAGAGGTAGGCTGGAGTGAGGGGGGCAGCGGGTGAGAGCTGGCCAAGGAGGAGCAGTTTGGGCTGGCAGCTCACCTGGAGAAGGATCTCCCGGCGAGTGAGGCACAGAGAGCCTGtgtgggctgcagggagcagcaggaggtgcagggcatctggctgcagcagtcgaggctgggcagggctgtggcGGGCAgtgagggcaggcagggaaggtgCGAGGAGCGGGAAGGCAGCCTGGGCACCGTCTCTTGTTGCAGACATGGACTATGTGACAGCGCTGTGCTCCCAGGTGGTGTACGAGGGGCTGGTGGATGACACCTTCCGCATCAAGTGTGGTAGGTCACCGGGGCAGGTGATGTGGCGGGGCGGGACTCCGCACCCACGTAGGGAGAGTCACGTAGGAGAGTCTCTGGGGTTTGTGCTTGGCGTTGTCAGACCCAGGGCCCGCGTGCTGCAGCCAAAGCTGTTCCCCATAGGGATGGTCCCGGTGAGGGGTGCTGCTGGAAGCTGTCCACGAGGACAGCCCTTGGTCTGAccgagcagctgggtgggcatcacctgtctctgctgccttttgcaGCAGGGCCAGCATGTACCAGGATGTTGCTGGTGCTGGGACAAAGCAGCTCTTcatccttctctgcagggagcGTGGATTTTGGGCCAGATGTCACCTCTTCTGACAAGAGTATTAAGGTGCTGCTCAATGCCCAGGACAAAGTGAGTCCTGCTCACATGCCTCGGGGGAAGTGGGTACCCCTGTGCTCCGTGCCACGGTGGCTGAGTGGGGCATTTCCTCCCTTAAGCCTGAGCAGGGGgtggctgggtgctgctgggccTCAGAGTGTAGCTTGGGATTGGTCAGGGTACAGCGACCGGAGAAATATGGTCTGCGGACACAGCTCAGCTCCTGTAGTCAGCAGAGTCCCTGTGTGCAGGGGTGTGTCATGCTGGCCAGTTGGAATTTTGGGGCACTGACCTCCCCGGCGGGGATACCACCTtgtcttgctgctgttcaggctGCTGGCAAGTGTCAGCTCCAGGCGCTGCggtgctgggggctgtggcTGGCCGGGCCCTGTGCTGGCACAGGGGAGCGTGGGGCCCAGCACCGACTGCTGCAGTGCTCTCTGCAGGTCTTCAGCCAGATTCGGAACGAGCACTTCTCCAGTGTGTTCGGCTTCCTGAGCCAGAAGTCACGTAACCTGCAGGCACAATATGACGTGAGTATCACCCCGGTGTGTGGGATGCCTGCGATGCTGTCCATCCGCAGCCGTGTCACCTCCCCGGATGCTCTTTCTTCTGCAGCGGCGCCGCGGCATGGACATCAAGCAGATGAAGAACTTTGTCTCCCAGGAACTGAAGGGACTAAAGCAAGAGCATCGCCTGCTGAGCCTGCGtaggagctggggctgggatggcagggagggagaggccTTCAGCCGCTGCAGCGGGTGCATGGGCTCCCTGGGGAAAGCAGCGAGGGCTGAAGGGCCCTGCTAGTCCCCAGGAGGGGCAAACGATCCGAGCAGCGGGCAGGGTAGCAGAGGCTGTTAGTTTGTGCAAGTGTCCatagtggggctgggggaatGAGCTATATGCAGAGCCTGTTACTCCTCCAAAGTGGCCGTCTGTCTTGGCTGAGCAGATATTGGTGCCTGTGAGTCcatcatgaaaaagaaaaccaagcagGACTTCCAGGAGATGATCAAGGCTGAACATTGTGAGTACTGTTCCCTGTCCCACGTATGTTGCTACCCCCATCCCAATCCTCACTCTCTCACCCTCTGCTCTGACCCACTTGCCCCAGGCCCTGGGCAGCCTCACACCTGGGTGTCCCCTGCGTGACCATAGTCCTTCCAGACCGTTTGTATTGGGGTGGGTCTTGAGATCCCAAATAGGGTCAAGCCACATCCTCAGAGGGATGGTGGTGCATGGTGGGGTGAGAGGCACAGCATCGCAAGCCTGCCCCGTTCCCCggggctcagggagggaggCTGAGCCCAGACTCCAGCTCAGTTAGCTAGTGAGAGCCCTGGGGTTGGGCAAAGTGACGCTGCCTCTTTCCCCgccacagctctgctggaggGCTTCGACATCCGTGAGAGCACCAGCTTCATAGAGGAGCACATTGACCGGCAGGTGAGATCATGCTGAGCTGGAGGGATGGGCTGCTCTGGTTGCCCCATCCCACTGAGGGGAcgtgggggctgcaggcagctcacCTCCTGCTCCCACGCAGGTGTCCCCCATCGAGAGCCTACGCCTGATGTGCCTCCTGTCCATCACAGAGAACGGTGAGGTGTCTGGCTGCACTGAGCAGGGAGCGGCGGCACTGGGGCCCTCCAGCCTTGGCGCAGAGCTCACCCTGGTGCTCCCCGCAGGTCTCGTCCCCAAAGACTACCGCTCCCTGAAAACCCAGTACCTGCAGGTGAGTGCGTCTGGGGGCTCACAGCAGAGGAAGTGTTGCGTCAGGCTgggcttcccctccctgctgcggCTCGTCAGGAGGCGCTGGGCAGCCGCGCTCCCTGGGGATGCTCCGGCTGTCTCCGCAGGACAACCCCTGCCTCCAGGGCTCCGCACAAGctctgagctctgcctgcccctgccctttGCCTGCAGGGTTGCTCTAAGCAGCCTCCCCATGGAGGTGGCACCCTGCCACCTTCCCATGCTCGCAGCTGGGGCTCCGTGCTGATCCGGCTGCCCCCTTCTCCAGAGCTACGGGCCTGAGAACTTGCTGACCTTCCACAACCTCAAACGCATTGGGCTGCTGACCGAGCAGTCAGCTGGAGAGACCCTGACTGCTGTGGAGAGCAAAGTCAGCAAGCTGGTGACAGACCGGGCTGCAGGTGAGAGCCAGCCCTCTCTGCCCCGCAAGTCCCTGGGAgcctgggctgtggggagcccCGGGGCAGAGACCTGCCCCGTcgggagctgctgcctcagaGCTGGCTGAAAGCATGGGGCAAACGCGGatgctgctggcacagagcaTGTCCCTAGAGATGGTGCTATAGACAGGACGGCGGGCTCTGCCCAtgggggcagcagggctggcaggcaccGCTGCTAGCTCTCTTCTAGAGCCAGGAGCTCTGTGCatccctctgctcagcctgcagctgccagggctgtgATTAATCCAGAGGCTCTGAGCTGCTTCTCgttttcttttccaggaaaGATCACTGATGCATTTAATTCTTTGGCCAGGAAGAGCAATTTTCGAGCCATAAGCAAGAAGCTGGGCTTGGTACGTCCTCGTGGGGCTGCCGGCCTGCCACTCTGCCCACATACCCACTATACCCAGAAGAGCTCTGGTCAGTCTGCGCCCgtgcccagctctgcaggctcAGCACCCCCAGAGACACGCACCTCACAGGGACAGAGCTGCCGCTCCAGGCAGCGGAGGGCCTTCTCCCCTGGACAGGGGGTCACTGTGGGCTTCCTGGTCTGCCCTGACACTGGGCCCCACTGGCGCGGTggccaggcaggggctggggcttgCTTCGCCCGCTGTGAACACTACGGGCCCTGCTCCAGGATCAGcgctggctgcctgcagctgcctggcACTGGGGGCATAGGTCTGTGGCCTCGGTCCTGGGGCGGCGGAGAGGTGACATTTCCGTCCCTGGCACTCTGATACACAGCCTGCCGGGGCTGTGTGTTTGCTGGTCCTGgccctggggcagtggggcaggaggtggggcACAGGCTTGCTCTGGGCGTCTGTACCTCCTCACCTGCCTGCACCTCTGAGGGGGCTGGGGAAGCCCTGAGCAGGCTGGTCCCATACCCCAAGTATCGCACGTCTCTGCAGATCCCCAGGGTGGATGGAGAGTACGACCTGAAAATGCCTCGGGACATGGCTTATGTTTTCAGCGGAGCCTATGTCCCCCTGAGCTGCAAGATCATCGAGCAGGTGAGGCCGCATGCTGCTGGGGAGCACCGCATATgtccccccaaaccccagcctCCTTCTGGGGGCTCCGGTAGGGGTGcctctgcctggggctggggctgggagtgTTCGTCTGCTGGTTGGTGCCTCCCTCCACTgagctgtgcccagccctgctgggcctgatcctgacccCCGCCTCGTCCCTCAGGTGCTGGAGCGCCGGGGCTGGCTGGGCCTGGAGGAGGTTGTGCGGCTGCTCAATGGCAATGAGTTTTCCGTCTCAGGTAGCGGCAGCGCCgggctgggggtgggtgggCCTGGGGCTGGTGGGTCCAACAGCGCTCTGCCCCCTCTAGACAGTGCCGTGGAGGACAATCCCGCCTGGGAGTCCCAGCGTGTTGTCCTCGCCGTCTTCCTGGGGGGCTGCACCTTCTCCGAAATCGCTGCTCTTCGGttcctggggaaggagagaggtaGGAGCTGCGGCGGTGGGGGGATGGCACCTGCCGAGGGGCAGGAAGCGGGCAGGAGCTCGCGGGACTCCCGTGGTCACGGCGTAAAGCCCAGCGGTGGCTGTGCTCCGCGTCAGCGGTGGCTAAAGCCCGCGTGGAAGGGGGTGGTGAAATCCGTGGGCCCTCCCGGTCAgtgctcctggggaacagccCTGCCCCGGGCTGGGAACCCGGCCGGGAGCGGCGGCTCTGCCCCGTGGCACGGCCGGGCCTGGCGGGGCACTGGCGGGGCCTCTCCCCCAGGGTGCAAGTTCATCTTCCTGACCACGGCCATCACCAACAGCGCCCGGATGATGGAGGCCATGATCGAGGCCAAGGCGTGAGGCCAGGCTGGGCCTggccgggggggtccctgccGCCCCCTGCGCTCCCGTGCAATAAACATCTCTCTCTCGGCACGGATctggctccggctccggctcggcgggggggcgggcggggggccgcGGGCCCTGGCGGGGGCGCTCCCCGGGGGCGATgtgggagcggggcgggggccgcgccTCGCCCCCCGTCGCTGCCGACAGggcgcatgcgcagtggcgcTCAGGCGCCGcccggggtggggtggggggcgccCGCGCGGAGTCACGTGGTTGCTGTCAAAAACTGAGCGCGCGCCCCGCGCCTCGCGGCGGAGTGCCGTTAAGTCTGACGACGCGGCGGTGCCGGTCTCGCTTGTGATTGGTTAGAAGCCCCCAAGGCTTTTCCCTGCCATTGGCTGGCGGCCGGCTTGGGGCGGGACCGGCCTCGACAGCGGCGGGTAGGAAGACGCGGCTGACGGAGAGGGCGCGGCCCGAGTGGCGGTTGTGGGCGGGGCCCGTGGTGACGCTGTTGCTGGCGGCAGCCAATGAGCGCGTCCGGGAGGCGAGTTTGAATCGGCGGAGCGAGCGGTGGGCGCAGACGGAGCGACCGCCATGAGGAAGAGGTGCGGGGCGGCGGCGACCCGGGtggcgggcagcggcgggcaccggggaggggaggggaggggaggggaggggaggggaggggaggggaggggaggggaggggatgggatgggatgggatgggatgggatgggatcgccccggccccggccccggccccggccccggccccggccccggccccggtgcCCGTCTGGCGGCTGCTGATGGCCGCCGGGCCCCGGTGTCTTCAGTGAGGTGCTGGCGGCCGAGGCCGTGTCGTGCCTGAACCGAGCCATGGCGGCACTGCGGGACATCTGGGAGGAGATCGGCATCCCCGAGGAGCAGCGCCTGGAGCGCACCGACGTTGTCAAGAAGCACATCAAGGTGAGGGGGGGGCCCGCAGTCGCTCGCTGCTGGGCTGGCGGCTGACGCGAGAGCCGCCCCTGGCCCGGCGCCAGGGCAGCTCGGCCTGAGCTCGCCCAGAAGCGCTCTCCCGAGGCCCCCGGGCCAGGCCGCGAGTGCAGGGCCAGCCAGGTCTGGTGGGAGCACCTGGCAGTCCCTGCTTGGTTCGGGAGCACCCGGGGATATCACTGCGCCTCTGCCCTCACCCACGCTGCCTGGTCCTGCTGGGCACCCCgtgctgcctgccccttcttctgGCCCTTTCTTCCCTTGGCCCCAGTGGTAGTTCTCTAGCTGTGGTCACACTGGCCTGCCCAGCCTCACTGCGTCTTCCCTTCTCGCTCTCCGTCCCTGCGTCCCACCTCTCTAACCACGCCCGTGCCGCAGAGTCTCCTGGACATGATggttgcagaggaggagaaccTGAAGGAGCGTCTCTTGAAAAGCATTGCTCTGTGTCGGAAGGAGCTTGACACCCTCTGCAGGGAGCTCCAGCTGGACCCCTTTGAGGTAAGGTAGTGCTTTTCACTCCTAGGATCCTGTTGGCAACAGTCTTCTGCCTAGTCTCTGCCTGAGTGTCTTGGCAAGGCTGGAGCTTGCAAAGCAAACGCCTGTCCAAAACCACTTTTCCTGATGCTTGGTAGAGCTGAAGGCTTTGTGGCTTCTCACGGGTCAGGTGCTGAGAGATGGTTGTGAGGAGGTTGGGTGTTTTGCAGCATCTCATTTTGTGTGTTGCTGCTGCGTTTGTCCCTTCTTGGGGGATATCTTGCTCGGAACTAGGGCTTGTGTCCCAGGTCTTCGTTAAAGAATCCTTAAGTATGCGAGTCAGGTCTGCGAGAGTTGTGGAGAAGAGAGCTGATTTTTGGAATCTTCtaggcagaggaagaaagtaCCATTCTGCAGATGGAGAAGAATTTGCGCACTCGTGTGGAAGTgatgttaaagcagaaaagggaCAGGAAGCAGGAGCTGAAAACCCTGCAAGAACAAGATCGAGACTTGTGCGACATCCTCTGCACAACCCCGTTCTGCATCGACAGCAATGCCGTGCCCAGCCTGGAGGACCTGGATCGCTACAGGCGCCACTTGGCCTCCCTGACCGCTGAGAAGGTAAGCGGAGAGGGGGTGAGGATCTCGCCAAGGGTGGCACACAAGGTGCTCGCTGGTTTCTAATGCTGCCCATCACCTCCAGGAGCAAAGGCGAGAAGAGTTTGTCAGCAGCAAACGGCAAATCATCCTCCTCATGGAGGAGTTGGACCACACTCCAGACACAAGCTTTGAGCGGGATGTGGTGTGCGAGGACGAGGAAGCCTTCTGTTTGTCTGAGGACAATATTGCTGCCCTCCAGaatctgctgcagcaggtatGTTGGCACACTGAGGCAGTGTTGCTTGCTGCAATTTATGGGGCTGTGGAGGCTGTTGATGGGTCCTGGCAGCAGTTGGCATTGCGATGTAAAGAACGACTGCTCGGTTTCCAGCAAGCCTGTGTGCTGGAAGATCCTTTTGAGAGTTCTTGCAAAGAGATCTTGGAAGATGAGCGAGTGGCTTTGCTAGGTGCAAATGGCCTACTCGCATCCTTCGGGGCCAGGCTGCGCTGGCACTGACCCTGTGCTCTCCCTCCTGTAGCTGGAAGCCCGGCGATCCCTGAACGAAGCTGTATGCACAGAGCTGCGCTCCAGAATCGTTGCACTTTGGGAAAGGCTGCAGGTtcctggggaggagagagagtCTTCTGCCGTGCATGTGACTGGGTCTAGAGCCAAAACCAGGAGAGCTGTAAGGACCATCCTGTGCCCTTggagagggagggctggggagcagcagctctgggttTCACACTCCTGTTTGCTCAGCCAGAGTGAAGGAGCTGCTTCCTGCAGTCAAGTGTGAGGTGAGCAGGCCAAACCCTGCTCTTGTAGGTGGAAGAGCTGGGAGTTGGTGCTGGCGACTACCTCATCTTAGAAAGTGGCTTATGCAGAAGATAAAtccttttctgctccttctcaTGCTGCCTTCTCTGAGTCTGTGCTCTCCTCTTGTTTGCAGCTGCAGTTGGAAGTGGACCGTCTGGAGGAGCTGAAGCTGCAGAACATGAAATCTGTGATTCAGGCAATCCGGACAGAGCTGGCTGACTACTGGGACAAATGCTTCTACAGtcaggagcagagggaaggctTCAGCCCCTATTACGATGGTGGGTGCTGGCTCTTCTTGCTCACTGACTCCCCTGTGGGAGCTGCAGGCTGCCTGCTGGCAGGCCGGCTGCCGAGAAGGGCTGCCCTCAGCTCGCAGAGGCGTGGGGATCCCGGTTGCATCCTGAATGTGCTGTTGTATCCTCTCTAGAGGACTATACGGAGACCCTGCTCGAGCTCCACGATGCCGAGGTGGGGAAGATGAAGAGCTACTATGAAACGCACAAAGATCTGTTTGAGGCTGTCCAGAAATGGGAGGAGAACTGGAAGCTGTTCCTGGAGCTGGAGGTATTGTCCATGCAGGAACATGCTCTGCCTGGCTCAGCGCTAGGTCACCGGACAGTGCACGCTTCTGATCCCATGTGCAAAGTGCTGTTGGGAAAGACCTGGGAGGCACTAGGAAACCACAGTGGGTCGGTGAGGGGATGGGGTGCTGTATCTAGAGCGCTGGTATGGTTTGTGATGGGGGACTGCGCAGCAGGGATGTCTCCCTTCAGGGTCTGCATCCTGTGGGGTGTATGTTGGGCTGTGAGACTGGGCTGTGTGTTTGGCTGTCTCCTGACCTCCCTTCTGTACTAGAGGAAAGCAACTGACCCCAGTCGCTTCGCCAACCGTGGGGGGAATCTGctgaaagaagagaagcagcGAGCAAAGCTGCAGAAGACGCTTTCCAAGGTAGGTTCAGCCCTGGAGAAGATGCAGTAGGCCTAGATAGGCCTGTGTAGCGCTGACCAAGGAGAGGCGCAGCACTTAGATATCCTTTGCTGGCTCTTTGGGTGTGGAGTTGCCCACATTCAGGAGGACCTCTCTACACTGCCCTTGTGTCCTCatcagctgcaggaggagctggagatcAGGGTCCAGGCCTGGGAACAGGAGCATGAGGGGCCTTTCCTGGTGAAGGGGCAGCAGTTCATGGAGTATGTCACGGAGCAGTGGCAGCTGTACCGtatggagaaagagaaagagaaacaggagCGGGTGAGTGTGAAGCTGAGCGTgctgcctcctggcctggaGGAGCCTCTGCTGTGTTGAATGGGTGGGGGGAGCTGCCCCAGCCACCCCACCAGCTGCTGCCCGGGGctctctgtcttctctctctctgcctggaAGAGGTTCTGCATGCAGTCACCTTTCTTTGACAGTAGGACTGGTGTCCATTGCTATTGATGTCTGTGCATGTTGAGCCCCATTCTTGGCCCCAGCTGTGCCAGAACTGCAGTTTGGCTCTGGATGACCATCAATCTTTGAAATACCTGTTGCGTAGCTGTGCCATAGGCTGTCTGCAGGGCATTGCCCTTCCCCTGGCAGCAAGTAGCAAGCAGGTGCTCCGCAGCTCTGTGCAACTGGCTCTGCACTGCTCCTCTGCTTGCGTTTGTAAGTGCAGATGTCTCACACAGCACCTGAAGAAAAGCCGCCAGATTGAGACGGAGATGATGTACGGAAGCACCCCGCGGACACCCATCAAGCGGCGGGTGCTCGGCCCCCACACGCCTGGCAAAGTAAGGAAGGTAAACTGTCTGTGTGAAGCAGTGTAGATGTGCTGGGACCCTGCTGGGAGCTGAGCGTGGTTGTTAGGCTAGAGCCCTGCCTTGTCTTGGGCTGGCCTTGGTCCCATGCAAAGATGCGTCGAGGGTTCAGGGTGCTGTGGCACCGCACTGGAAGCAGGGAGAGGGCCCAGGCCATGGGCACCTCTGTTCTCCCTGGGGACAATCAGGCTTGTTACCCTGTGGTGCTTGAGGCAGAAGGCTCCGTGCAGCCCCTGGCTGCCTCCCCGTGTGACGTGTGTTCTGCTTTTCCCCTCAGCTCAATGGCACTACAATCTCCAGCGCCACACCCAACAGCACTGTTCGTTCAGCTTTTGGGGGAACCATCTACCACTCGCCAACATCTCGGTTGCCACCTTCCGGAGGGAAGGTAAGGAGCTTTCTAGGGAGTCCTGTCCAGCAGGGTAGGTtggggaagaaggaggtggGCGAGTTCCGACTGCTGTGTCATGCTGTGCATCGCTGCCTTCCCTGCCAAGCTCCTGGGGTGCAAAAGCCCCTGTTTGTCTGTAGCCTGCTGTGTTGGGCTGCTGCGATCCTGGCAGGGTGTTTCTGGGAcctgagggaggaggagggtaGTCGTAGCATTCAGAAAAGCTTCCTCCAGCCCAGATTTCTAGCATAGGTCTGTTCCTCTGTGCTGAGCCTTCAGCTCGGAGAACCTTCAAAACATGGGTGTGGTGCTGTATGTTTCCAGGATCAGAATTGGGCCCT from the Gavia stellata isolate bGavSte3 chromosome 13, bGavSte3.hap2, whole genome shotgun sequence genome contains:
- the PRC1 gene encoding protein regulator of cytokinesis 1 isoform X2, with the protein product MRKSEVLAAEAVSCLNRAMAALRDIWEEIGIPEEQRLERTDVVKKHIKSLLDMMVAEEENLKERLLKSIALCRKELDTLCRELQLDPFEAEEESTILQMEKNLRTRVEVMLKQKRDRKQELKTLQEQDRDLCDILCTTPFCIDSNAVPSLEDLDRYRRHLASLTAEKEQRREEFVSSKRQIILLMEELDHTPDTSFERDVVCEDEEAFCLSEDNIAALQNLLQQLEARRSLNEAVCTELRSRIVALWERLQVPGEERESSAVHVTGSRAKTRRALQLEVDRLEELKLQNMKSVIQAIRTELADYWDKCFYSQEQREGFSPYYDEDYTETLLELHDAEVGKMKSYYETHKDLFEAVQKWEENWKLFLELERKATDPSRFANRGGNLLKEEKQRAKLQKTLSKLQEELEIRVQAWEQEHEGPFLVKGQQFMEYVTEQWQLYRMEKEKEKQERHLKKSRQIETEMMYGSTPRTPIKRRVLGPHTPGKVRKLNGTTISSATPNSTVRSAFGGTIYHSPTSRLPPSGGKVRSFLGSPARTPSRAAAKPLRPGHRERNKENMSQLNGTTLSGGCTPTAPAQRNHSVNSVASTYSEFARELSKASRSDSSSRVLNSTTTNAFC
- the VPS33B gene encoding vacuolar protein sorting-associated protein 33B isoform X4, with the protein product MAFAGRRDVPEPPDFGILKRLARDQLIYLLEQQHEVDKLYKVESRPALSTSDQFCFLVRPRIKTMRYIADIVNADKMSGRSRKYKIIFSPQKFYACEMVLEEEGVFGDVTCDEWSFYLLPLDEDIISMELPEFFRDYFLEGDHRWINSVARALQLLNSLYGPFGKVYGIGRCAKMSYELWRELEEESEGEGQGRKPEIGNVFLMDRDMDYVTALCSQVVYEGLVDDTFRIKCGSVDFGPDVTSSDKSIKVLLNAQDKVFSQIRNEHFSSVFGFLSQKSRNLQAQYDRRRGMDIKQMKNFVSQELKGLKQEHRLLSLHIGACESIMKKKTKQDFQEMIKAEHSLLEGFDIRESTSFIEEHIDRQVSPIESLRLMCLLSITENGLVPKDYRSLKTQYLQSYGPENLLTFHNLKRIGLLTEQSAGETLTAVESKVSKLVTDRAAGKITDAFNSLARKSNFRAISKKLGLIPRVDGEYDLKMPRDMAYVFSGAYVPLSCKIIEQVLERRGWLGLEEVVRLLNGNEFSVSDSAVEDNPAWESQRVVLAVFLGGCTFSEIAALRFLGKERGCKFIFLTTAITNSARMMEAMIEAKA
- the PRC1 gene encoding protein regulator of cytokinesis 1 isoform X3 — encoded protein: MRKSEVLAAEAVSCLNRAMAALRDIWEEIGIPEEQRLERTDVVKKHIKSLLDMMVAEEENLKERLLKSIALCRKELDTLCRELQLDPFEAEEESTILQMEKNLRTRVEVMLKQKRDRKQELKTLQEQDRDLCDILCTTPFCIDSNAVPSLEDLDRYRRHLASLTAEKEQRREEFVSSKRQIILLMEELDHTPDTSFERDVVCEDEEAFCLSEDNIAALQNLLQQLEARRSLNEAVCTELRSRIVALWERLQVPGEERESSAVHVTGSRAKTRRALQLEVDRLEELKLQNMKSVIQAIRTELADYWDKCFYSQEQREGFSPYYDEDYTETLLELHDAEVGKMKSYYETHKDLFEAVQKWEENWKLFLELERKATDPSRFANRGGNLLKEEKQRAKLQKTLSKLQEELEIRVQAWEQEHEGPFLVKGQQFMEYVTEQWQLYRMEKEKEKQERHLKKSRQIETEMMYGSTPRTPIKRRVLGPHTPGKVRKLNGTTISSATPNSTVRSAFGGTIYHSPTSRLPPSGGKARTPSRAAAKPLRPGHRERNKENMSQLNGTTLSGGCTPTAPAQRNHSVNSVASTYSEFARELSKASRSDSSSRVLNSTTTNAFC
- the VPS33B gene encoding vacuolar protein sorting-associated protein 33B isoform X2 — encoded protein: MAFAGRRDVPEPPDFGILKRLARDQLIYLLEQLPGKKDLFIEADLMSPLDRIANVSILKQHEVDKLYKVESRPALSTSDQFCFLVRPRIKTMRYIADIVNADKMSGRSRKYKIIFSPQKFYACEMVLEEEGVFGDVTCDEWSFYLLPLDEDIISMELPEFFRDYFLEGDHRWINSVARALQLLNSLYGPFGKVYGIGRCAKMSYELWRELEEESEGEGQGRKPEIGNVFLMDRDMDYVTALCSQVVYEGLVDDTFRIKCGSVDFGPDVTSSDKSIKVLLNAQDKVFSQIRNEHFSSVFGFLSQKSRNLQAQYDRRRGMDIKQMKNFVSQELKGLKQEHRLLSLHIGACESIMKKKTKQDFQEMIKAEHSLLEGFDIRESTSFIEEHIDRQVSPIESLRLMCLLSITENGLVPKDYRSLKTQYLQSYGPENLLTFHNLKRIGLLTEQSAGETLTAVESKVSKLVTDRAAGKITDAFNSLARKSNFRAISKKLGLIPRVDGEYDLKMPRDMAYVFSGAYVPLSCKIIEQVLERRGWLGLEEVVRLLNGNEFSVSDSAVEDNPAWESQRVVLAVFLGGCTFSEIAALRFLGKERGCKFIFLTTAITNSARMMEAMIEAKA
- the VPS33B gene encoding vacuolar protein sorting-associated protein 33B isoform X1, which produces MAFAGRRDVPEPPDFGILKRLARDQLIYLLEQLPGKKDLFIEADLMSPLDRIANVSILKQHEVDKLYKVESRPALSTSDQFCFLVRPRIKTMRYIADIVNADKMSGRSRKYKIIFSPQKFYACEMVLEEEGVFGDVTCDEWSFYLLPLDEDIISMELPEFFRDYFLEGDHRWINSVARALQLLNSLYGPFGKVYGIGRCAKMSYELWRELEEESEGEGQGRKPEIGNVFLMDRDMDYVTALCSQVVYEGLVDDTFRIKCGSVDFGPDVTSSDKSIKVLLNAQDKVFSQIRNEHFSSVFGFLSQKSRNLQAQYDRRRGMDIKQMKNFVSQELKGLKQEHRLLSLHIGACESIMKKKTKQDFQEMIKAEHSLLEGFDIRESTSFIEEHIDRQVSPIESLRLMCLLSITENGLVPKDYRSLKTQYLQSYGPENLLTFHNLKRIGLLTEQSAGETLTAVESKVSKLVTDRAAGKITDAFNSLARKSNFRAISKKLGLIPRVDGEYDLKMPRDMAYVFSGAYVPLSCKIIEQVLERRGWLGLEEVVRLLNGNEFSVSGSGSAGLGVGGPGAGGSNSALPPLDSAVEDNPAWESQRVVLAVFLGGCTFSEIAALRFLGKERGCKFIFLTTAITNSARMMEAMIEAKA
- the PRC1 gene encoding protein regulator of cytokinesis 1 isoform X1; translated protein: MRKSEVLAAEAVSCLNRAMAALRDIWEEIGIPEEQRLERTDVVKKHIKSLLDMMVAEEENLKERLLKSIALCRKELDTLCRELQLDPFEAEEESTILQMEKNLRTRVEVMLKQKRDRKQELKTLQEQDRDLCDILCTTPFCIDSNAVPSLEDLDRYRRHLASLTAEKEQRREEFVSSKRQIILLMEELDHTPDTSFERDVVCEDEEAFCLSEDNIAALQNLLQQLEARRSLNEAVCTELRSRIVALWERLQVPGEERESSAVHVTGSRAKTRRALQLEVDRLEELKLQNMKSVIQAIRTELADYWDKCFYSQEQREGFSPYYDEDYTETLLELHDAEVGKMKSYYETHKDLFEAVQKWEENWKLFLELERKATDPSRFANRGGNLLKEEKQRAKLQKTLSKLQEELEIRVQAWEQEHEGPFLVKGQQFMEYVTEQWQLYRMEKEKEKQERHLKKSRQIETEMMYGSTPRTPIKRRVLGPHTPGKVRKLNGTTISSATPNSTVRSAFGGTIYHSPTSRLPPSGGKFGQARTPSRAAAKPLRPGHRERNKENMSQLNGTTLSGGCTPTAPAQRNHSVNSVASTYSEFARELSKASRSDSSSRVLNSTTTNAFC
- the VPS33B gene encoding vacuolar protein sorting-associated protein 33B isoform X3, translated to MAFAGRRDVPEPPDFGILKRLARDQLIYLLEQLPGKKDLFIEADLMSPLDRIANVSILKHEVDKLYKVESRPALSTSDQFCFLVRPRIKTMRYIADIVNADKMSGRSRKYKIIFSPQKFYACEMVLEEEGVFGDVTCDEWSFYLLPLDEDIISMELPEFFRDYFLEGDHRWINSVARALQLLNSLYGPFGKVYGIGRCAKMSYELWRELEEESEGEGQGRKPEIGNVFLMDRDMDYVTALCSQVVYEGLVDDTFRIKCGSVDFGPDVTSSDKSIKVLLNAQDKVFSQIRNEHFSSVFGFLSQKSRNLQAQYDRRRGMDIKQMKNFVSQELKGLKQEHRLLSLHIGACESIMKKKTKQDFQEMIKAEHSLLEGFDIRESTSFIEEHIDRQVSPIESLRLMCLLSITENGLVPKDYRSLKTQYLQSYGPENLLTFHNLKRIGLLTEQSAGETLTAVESKVSKLVTDRAAGKITDAFNSLARKSNFRAISKKLGLIPRVDGEYDLKMPRDMAYVFSGAYVPLSCKIIEQVLERRGWLGLEEVVRLLNGNEFSVSDSAVEDNPAWESQRVVLAVFLGGCTFSEIAALRFLGKERGCKFIFLTTAITNSARMMEAMIEAKA